The DNA segment TATTAGGGAAATATGTTGTGTATTATATCAACAGTATAGCCTACTATATAATATGCATACTGTATGCATATCAAGAATGATTATTATAATAGGCCTATCTTTGAATATTATGTAACAATACTTACCAGGGGGTCCCTGCCTCTCTCTGTCTATCAAGTGGTTATTAAACAAGGTTGAAGACCTCCGAGTTAAACCATTGCCCTTATTAACTCAATCCTTTGTCAAAAGTGTAAGGTTGTTTGTAGGCCAGCTGTGCTTGCGATCACTGACTCCGAGTCGCTAGGGAGCGCTCATTCACTCGTTTCTTAAACGCTTTGCTTTTTTGCTCATGCGCCGAAACGCCGTTGGCGCCAGATGATCCGCGGCGCCATTCTGCTACGTCCGAAAGAAGGGAGGGCGAGAGAAAGAGTGACAGAGTGCAGACAGCAACCAGGCAGTGCAGACGCAATAGAACGAAGATCTTTACGCCACTGAATTCACAGACACTCCTAGGAGCGCATTTCGCAAATAATACAACAAACGGCAAAGAGGTcggagatttaaaaaataatagtaatacTGTGTGTATACGTGAACCTTCAATGTTTATGTGTACGGGAGATTATCCGTGCTATTGAACTTAGCTGGCTAATTAGCGTGCTATATTTGCGTCGGGGTTATTATATAACTAGTGTTACACAATCCCTTGTGGTGTAAGTTACATTGCGTCTCGTATGATATTTAGAGTCGTAGGAGTCGTTACAATGCGATGAGCAGCGTTTGTTCGGCGGTAACGAAGCGTTATGGACGTCACGAAGTCCGGAGGTGTTCTATAGCAATGGCGACGGAGGCAGCTAGTCTTCCGCTAGCGAGGCAGCTTAGCACGACGACTGGCCATTTCACGCAGCTAAAAATCAGCTAAGACTATAGCATGATAAGCGCACTTTATAGCGTCCACACGCCCGTGACAAGCATAGCGGTTGCCCCTAGAATAACTCACAATCTTAGATGACTTAcaattcaaaatgtatttagtttatttCGACGCCACAAAACAAAAACGCGTTACGTATTATGTAAGAAAGGGGGCGCCGTTCCCGGGCTTTCGCCAACAGTGTCCGTCTGTGGTTAGCCATTTAATTAGCCATTAACTTGagctatttgcctttttagtgTTTAGAGGGGTCAGCACGATTCGCCGTGCGAATAATTTAACAACTTTATTGATGGCCCAGATTATTTGCATTTAACGTTACTAACGTCGTGGGTTGCCCGTGCGTGCTTAcatggttcctaaggggcggaAGCTACTCGCGGCGGCCATTTTATAGCTAGTTAGCTGTTCCAACCCCTAATGCACAAGATGCCTACCGAGAAAGACGTCGTGTTTTCTTGAATCTGTCGTGTCTGCCGCTGCGCAATTTTACATTACTAGGAAGGTGATGTACAACTGATAAATGCGCAGTGAAGTTTAGAATTGAAGTTAAACTGTCACTTGTGTCTATAAACTAGCTAGTTCGCCAGCTAGTTAGCAGATAATGCATGCTCAGGCAAGCTAACTAGCAGCTATTTAGCCAGCTAACCTAGCCAACATTGACAGATCCAGCTGTCTATATGAGAAAGCTTGAAAACAAGGGAATAGTTTGGTTTTGTCTGTAAGACGTTTGAGGAGGTTAGTGGAGGTACGGCATTGTACTTTTGGCAGTTGTCAATGTGTCAATACTTGAGGAAATGGGAAATAAGCACCGTTTAATCTTGTTTACATAGCCTGAAAAGTTAGCCAAATAAAAACGGTCCATAGGCTAAGCTTAGCCATTTTTAGCTACATAGATTTTTGCTAACTTAGCTTTGGttgtaaacaaaaatgagaCTGATCTTTAAACAGACTTTGACAAAATAATGTAGATCATATTTGTCTAACTGCTTTAATAGTTCTTGATCTACACAACTCTTGTTTTTTGTCACCGTGGATTTGCTTGTGCATCAACTTATTCAGATATGGCACAATTTAATTTTGAAGTTGGCCAAACGGTTAACTTGTCAATTGGCATTTTACATGAAATGAGTCATATGAAATAGTTCTagcataaaaaacattatgcaCTGTTTACAGCTTTATTTCTCAGTGCTTTTGCATGCTTTCATGTAGTTATTCACAGTCGTTTGATGTTTCTCAGATGAGGAATGAACATTTTGATGGGTAATTGTTTTTATCTGAAATGTTGCACTTTCAATATgcaaacatgtttaaacatttgttctCTTCCCACAGGCAGGACTCATCCTGACTCGAATCTGACCGAACCTGAACCAAGCAACCCCTCCCGTTTCTTTGCAAGGAAAGCGGTGCTCGTAGAGCAGCGCTTAGTTTCACTTAGACGTAAAAACGGAAGTCGTCAGGCTGGAGTGTGTCCTGATGGCCGAGTCAGAGACTGACTGTGACACACCGGGTCTCGATACGTTGGGATCCGAGTGTGTCATAGCCCATACGCAAGTCGGTGACTTGCATTATGGGGCAGAAACTGAGATTATGACTCAGGAGGACAAAAGACTTGACCTGGAATCTATTCATGGTGATTTGGGAGCTGTGACTTGTGTGGACGTGGTAACGGAGACTGACCACGACTACATTAAATCTGAAATACACCATGATCACCATCAGTACTTCAGCAGTGCAGAAATTAAAGGCAACGAGCATTTGCTAGGTGAGGTGCTGTTGAAGACCGAGATCGGCGGTGGAGAGCATATTGTGAAGGTGGAGTCTGACCACGGAGGCGAACTTACAGTCGAGTCTGAGAATGGTATTATTATTCACGAAGCCCAGGGCCTGCAGTGCAGTGAGTGTGGTGAGATTTTTGGCAGTATGACTGACCTCCATGAACATTTTGAAATCCATAAAGCCACTCACCCCTACATTTGCGTCCACTGTGGTGAGAGCTTCGCCATCGAGGCCAGCCTTCGAAGTCACATGAAGATTCACATGAAACTTGATAAAAGTTATACCACTGGTCTTGAGATGGTAGGTAAAGGAGTCATTGATGCATTCAGCTTGAAACCCCACCAGCTGATGCATTCTCCCGAAAAACCGCACAGATGTTCCGAATGCGGCAAGAGCTTTGCGGCCGCCATCACTCTCCGCGAGCACATGAAGATGCATTCTGATGACAAACCCTACAAATGCACCCAGTGCAGAAAAAGCTTTGTGCGCAGACGCCATCTTAAGAAACATCAGGAGCTGCATGCCCGTGACAAGCCGTTTACCTGCTTGCAGTGTGGAAAAGGCTTCGCTACGGCTTCCAATCTCAAGCAGCACCAGAAGACCCACGTTGGTGACAAGCCGAACAGATGCGCCCAGTGTGGGAAATGTTTTGCGTCGGCGTCCACGTTACGAGAGCATCAGAGAATTCACTCGGGCGAAAAGCCCTACAAGTGCACCCAGTGTAGGAAGAGCTTTGTTAGGAAACGTCACCTCAAGAAGCACCAGCTGGTCCATCAGGGTGGAAAGCCCTACCGGTGCTCTCAATGCGACAAGGGTTTCAACCATTCCTCTTCTCTGTCAAGACATCACAAGGTCCACATTGAGGCAAGGATGTATGCCCAGGCTGATAAGGATTTCCCCTTCGATCCTCAATTAAAGAGGGAAATGAATACGGGTGAGAAGCCATACAGCTGCAGACATTGTGAGAAGAGCTTCAATCACTCCTCTTCACTATCCAGACACCAGAGAACTCATTCTGATGGCAAGTCTTACACCTGTGCTCAATGTGGGAAGAGGTTCAATCATTCGTCCTCTCTTGCAAGACACCAACGGGTTCATTTGGAGAAGACCTCTTATAGTGCTATGTCACCAGGAAAGGGATTCCCCCACACTACCATCTTGAAACAGCGAATCCTTCAGAGCGAAAAACCATACAGGTGCgctcagtgtggaaagggttTCAATCATTCGTCATCACTGTCTAGGCATCATAGAATTCATCTTTCTCAGTAAAATCGTGTCCCTTCCCACAAGTGGGGTTGACCAACTTGATGATGGTGAAGGGTAAGGCAAGATGCAAGAAAATGCAAAACAGACTGGTTCTAAAGGAACTGCTGATTCAGTATCCATGTACTTTTAACTTTTCAAGAGCAATGGTTTTCAATTTGCAATGCTTGATGTTGATAATACGGATAATTCCCCGTTGTAATGTGCATATACAGTTTGACTAAATCCGCCATGTTTCAATGAAATATCTGTGATTAAAACTGTAGACGAAATTTGAGATTCCATCATTACTGGCTTGTGTTGGTCATGTTCTTTGTGGCTTCATGAAGCTTTCAGGAGTTTAGGTTTGGCACAGTCTTGTACAAAGTATTAGGTCAAATTGGTTTTGAATGGCAGGTAATTGAGCGAATAGGATCTAGACTCAACTAGTCACTCCCCTAGTATGTATCATTACCCCTTTCTGTATCACTCTTGGGTTAAGAAGCAAATATCACCTGTAAATATGTGTTGATTTTCTTTTACATAGATATGTATAGGTAAGTAGTGTGCTGTTGTCTGAAAATAGAGCATTTTTGATGTATGATCCAGTCCTATCCATCTCTTGTAAGTAAAACAGAATGGTGCTTTCAGGGGATGTCACTAGTTTAAAAAGACCTTTGTAaggcataataataataataagcatATTTAACCCCTTTGATGAGACAGACCTGACAAACCTACAGCAGTTGTCAATGCAAAGTGGGGGAAAAGTAACTTGTAACATTGAGTCTGGAAATTTGAAAGGGTAGTAGACGTCAAGAATTAAACTGGACACAACCTGAATATTTCCATATGTCTACAGTGCTTCTCCATGTTGCCCGCCAATGGCTGACTATACTTACGAAGGATTCCCCGGCCATTGCTATTGTCAGACAGCAATGTAAAGCATTTAGTTATATTCTGAATACACAGCAGATGATCAACATTTACTAAATAATAGATTGTGTATActttaatgcaaatacaaagTATAGCTtgctttttgaaatgtttgattTCATTTGTTTCCCCCCAATTCCATGGGTATGTGCTTTCTATTTACAGTTATGTGTATGGAGAAAATCTTTTACAAactgatgtatttttttaacaaggTTTGGGTAATCTGAAAGGGAAATGAAAGGAAAAAACCGTTTTTATAGCAGTGAACATTGTATTGAAACTATTCTTTCTTTTCCATTGAATAACAATTGTGCTTAATCATGTAGCATAGGTTTATTCATTGTGTTAGTTAGGTGCCTTATTGCATGCCATGTAGAAATGTATGCTGAGCTATAAtagaaaaaaaaggttttggcTTCTGCTCCCTTAGTTTCTTTACATACTTATCAATGTTTTAATTTGACTTTCTGTACTTTTTTTTGCGTCTCTGTTCATGAATGTTTACACTGTTACTTATGTCTTTTAATTTCCTTCTCAGTCAACTAGCCTCTTTCTAGATTTAGAGGTTAAAGAAGTTGCAATGCCATTGATCCATGTTCATAGCCCTCTATAGTGGTCAAATCTTGTCCCATATGTCTTTTCCCCCATCTTTGAGTGGCTCACCTATATGGATAAATAAAGGTTGTTGACTACCAACAGGTTTGTACTCTTTCTAATGTTAGGGAAGTAGAACGATCTTTTAGggatttcaatttgaaatgtgacatttttgtaaaaaaggaCAATTAAATGAGATCTCTTGAGTAATGGAGCTATAAATGTGAGCATAAGGAGTTGTATTTCATGTGTATACAGTGCCGTCTGCTGGTGGCTATTCAAATTAGTCaaattaacttgtttatttttaacttaaatttacATACTTTTATTCTATTACtatatatacagctgcggaaataAGAgactacaatttatttattttcagtttatttaaatgtactttTTCTGGTTATGTCTTAAGTAAAATTGTCAATTTTgtaattgtcttttttttcattctgtgaactagtgtcaacttttatttaaagaaatgagtaaaaaaagatgcagtgtctgcagatcttgaatactgcaaagaaaacaagttagtaggcttttcatgtttaatttacaATGCTAATGTATGTTAGATGTGTTTTaggatcatttaaaaaaaatagtatatAATGTATAGGCTTAATTTTTTTGACAACTTTCAATCTGTCAGATTGATGTTGAGTGACTTTCTCATTCATGAGGTTTGTTTCTATTGAAATTCCACAGGAAGTGCCGCAATACATACAGAAATTCTTATAAagagcaaaaatatatatattttgaaattcTATTAAATGAAGTATTGGCCTACTCATTTCTATGAGGTTATTTCACAGATTGTACCCTTTTAGGGAAAGCAAAATGTAGGACATTTGTTCCTCATAATTAGCAACTTCCACCAAGACTGCATGGCTCACATTTTATGACAGGAGGTTGAGAGAATCTACATAAGAGCACTTAAGATGAATTACTTTACTATAAGTTCTATAATGATCTTTTTTTTCATTGGTGCTGTTCAGTCATGCGTGAGTTTTCTTGATTTAATTAGGTTCTAATGGAAAGATCAGGTTTTTTTGTTTGGCATGCATCTTTACAACATTTATCTCACCATTTTCTCAAACTTTAAAAATTCAAATCTCTAGATGAGTGAGAATCAACACTACTCGTGCATGGGAAGAAACCTCAGCTACATCCCAGCTAGTATACCCTCTTCTGTTCACACACTGGATTTCagctttaatttcttgaaaCACTTACAGAAGACTGTATTCCCAGTTCTGCCTTTTCTGCAAGTTCTTGATCTGTCAAGGTAAGAAACATCTTCACCATCTAAATCTCATTTGTTATGTGAAGTTATCACATATGTGAATGCAAATTGATTTTGTGTTCTAGATGTCACATCGAACACATTGAAAATGATTCTTTCTACAATGTGAGAAATTTAACTTCTTTGATTCTGACTGGAAACCCCGTTACACATTTTGGACttgaatgttttaatgttttacataATCTACAGCGACTAGTTCTTGTGGATGTTGGGCTCACTTCTTTACAGCTTCATATCAATAATTTAACCAGGCTACAGGAACTTAAAGTGGGAACAAATAACATTCAGTCCATGACTCTCCCTTCATTCATGAGCACCTTCACACGCTTCAGTTTACTCGATCTACATGCCAATAATATATCCATCATAAAATCTGATCACACCGCTGTGTTACGAGAGATTGGAAGAAATATGACTTTAATATTATGTAGGAATCCATTATTACACATAGAACCAGGAGCTTTCAAAGACATTTATCTGAAAGAGCTGGACATACGGTCTGCTTTTGTCTCATTGAATGCACAAAAGGGATGTTTTAAAGCACTTGATGGTCTCAGCGTTGATAAACTTTTTATAGGAAAATACCGAATGGAAAGGAAAATTGAGGTGACAGATCCCAATTACCTGGATGGTCTTTGCTCAATTAATTTCaatgaattatattttgttcagaAAGAATTCTCTATGTCTGAAATGCATGTGTTTAAATGTATGGTTAATGCAACCAAAATCACAGTGAAAAGAGGATATTTACATAACATGGGATATGTTCCTTTTCACCATCTAAAGGAACTTTATTTAGGAGCCACTAGTTTATCTGCCATACCATGTATTTCAGGCATACATAGCTTAGAAAAGCTAGTGGTGAAAAATATCATACCAATGACATTTCTTGGTGTTGCTGACTTGCCTCTTCTTCGATATGTAGATCTTAGTGGAAACCTGTTAAATCTGAAAGACTGCTGTTCCCAGTTTTTTCAAAGGTGTCAGAATATTAGGCACATGAATCTTAGTCGCAACTCAGAGATAGGAATGGCCGATAAACCTTTTTCTGGATTTGACCTGCTCGAAGTGTTGGACTTTCACCACACAAAACTGCATGTAGTTTTTCACTTTTTAGAAGGTCTTcaaaatgtacagtatctgGATATTTCCTACACGAGTATTTCTTTCTCAAACTACATGGATTTTCATGACCTGGGGAATCTTACGGTGCTCAAAATGAAAGGAAACAGTTTCCGTGGAGACATGTTGAGTAATCTGTTACAGAATCTCAAAAATTTGGAGGTTCTTGACATTTCACATTGTGGCATCGAGAAAATTTCTAGGACATCTTTCAAAGGCATGCAGAAATTACGTCATTTGTATTTAAGTCAAAACAAGCTGATGGTTTTGGACTTTCTTGTCCATCCAGACCTGAAACAACTTACATCGGTTTACGTTGATAAAAACAGCATTATTAGTATCTCACTTGATGTTCTCCAGAAGTTACCCACAAACCTTTCAGTGTTCGACTTGTCCTCTAATCCCATCGAATGCTCCTGTGctcacacagattttattttgtGGATTATCGAACATCGAGGAATTTTGGAGCAGCCGCAAAACATATTATGTAAAACCTTTTCAGCAAGCTCAGATTTTCCAGCTACTGATTTTGACATTGACAGCTGTGTGTACAACACAAGACTCACAGTTATTTTATTGATCTGTTGTGTGACAGCAGTAACAGTTTTATCAGTCGTGGCTTATAGATTCCAGTTTTATCTGAAATACTGCTGTATACTACTGAAAGGTTATAAATCACCCAAACAACAAGAATGTTCCTATGATGCCTTTGTGATTTTCTCAAGCTATGATGAAATGTGGATCATGAATGAACTGGTGGAAAATCTGGAGAACGGTGTTCCACCTGTTCACCTTTGCCTTCACATGCGAGACTTTGAAGCCGGCAAATCCATCGCCTCCAACATCATAGATGAAGGAATTATGGGTAGCCAGAAGGTGATTGTGGTGGTGTCTCAGCACTTCATTGATAGTGCCTGGTGTCGCTTTGAGTTTGAATTAGCTCAGTCCTGGTTTGTGATGGAACGCAATgccaacatcatcatcatcattctggaagatgtggaggagagaaaaactaaaaaagtgTTTGGGCTTCATAAACATCTGAAAAAGAACACATACCTGAAATGGAGCAGAGATCCTCTGAGTAACATGAGATTCTGGATTCGACTTCGGAAAGCTGTTATTGCCACAAAGAAATGATAtgtattatttgtatatattaaatgtaatttggTTAAATATACAGCTGCTTCCTTCTAACCAAACATTTTTCACAGGATGTCCACTTTTACGGCAAACTGTCAAAATGCATTGGTTTGTTGTATACTGCAAACAAAGGTCTTTTTGTGCTCATGGGAATGtactaaaaaatgaaaaatagaaTGCTTGTTGAATGAACAAAAGAGAGAAGTGAGAGTTGCATGCATGTCTGTGAAAGACAATAAAGAGATCTTTGTTAAATGCTTTGCTTTATAGTGAAGTAGAAAAGATCTGTTAATTTAGTTCCTAAATTATTGTAGTAActcatttgttgttgttgtgttttgttcgtTTGCTGTTTTGGCCTATGCTCAACCCATGAAGTAAAAAAATTCTTGGTAATGATGGaagtaataaattataaaatagttagttctggtccttgattctgattgactGTGCCGTGTTCTAAGCCGTTGTAAAATTCTCCAAAACATACATCTGATTGCATTACATAAGCATCACTGTGCCACTGtacatttctgcatgtgttgCTTGGCAACCGCTTTGTTGTTTCGGTTTTTTAGGAACTGCATTATTTGGCAGAACAATAACACTTTTTTATTATAACATAACGTTTTATTTGCTGTGtgttcttggggcttattgctttattgaaTTTTAAGTGCTGTATGTCTTTATTCCCTTCACCACGGGTGTGTGACACAGTATAATGCCCTAAACCTTCTCACTTCTTTTAATTGAAGACAGAATCTCCATGTTTACAGCTGCTATATTGAGCCTTTTAAATTCTTCTATTTGTCTTAACACCAGTGGTCCGTGTCTGTTTCTGATGGTATGTTTGCGGTAGTCTGTCCACTCTTATCACTGTTAGAAcgttttactttggaaaaaaatgatttggtCTTCTTAAATTTtgtaacatttcttttatttgtgcatgttttctcatctcatttttgtattattataataataatagtttgaAGAGGCACTGCCTCTTTTGCTGCTTGCATGGGTGAAATGCCACTGGTTTTGCCTATAGTTCCCCTTTTTCTTTAAATCCATGGCATCGTTCCTCATATTCAGTGACTTCTACCAATGTAGGCTCACGTTTTATGACAGGTTGAGAAAATCCAGATTAGAGCACTCAAGATGAATTACTTTTCTTTAagtgtttttatgatgtttttctCTATAGGCACTGGAGAATCGTGCACAAAAGTAAATTTTCTCACTTTAAACTAAAGTTTGTTTTGCATTAGCTGttgttactgtatgtatgtgttttcTTAAATTGTTATATGAAAATTCAAATCTCTAGATGAGTGAGAATCAACACTACTCGTGCATGGGAAGAAACCTCAGCTACATCCCAGCTAGTATACCCTCTTCTGTTCACACACTGGATTTCAGCTTTAATGTCTTGAAACACTTACAGAAGACTGTATTCCCAGTTCTGCCTTTTCTGCAAGTTCTTGATCTGTCAAGGTAAGAAACATCTTCACCATCTAAATCTCATTTGTTATGTGAAGTTATCACATATGTGAATGTAAATTGATTTTGTGTTCTAGATGTCACATCGAACACATTGAAAATGATTCTTTCTACAATGTGAGAAATTTAACTTCTTTGATTCTGACTGGAAACCCCGTTACACATTTTGGACttgaatgttttaatgttttacataATCTACAGCGACTAGTTCTTGTGGATGTTGGGCTCACTTCTTTACAGCTTCATATCAATAATTTAACCAGGCTACAGGAACTTAAAGTGGGAACAAATAACATTCAGTCCATGACTCTCCCTTCATTCATGAGCACCTTCACACGCTTCAGTTTACTCGATCTACATGCCAATAATATATCCATCATAAAATCTGATCACACCGCTGTGTTACGAGAGATTGGCAGAAATATGACTTTAATACTGTGTAGGAATACATTATTACACATAGAACCAGGAGCTTTCAAAGACATTTATCTGAAAGAGCTGGACATACGGTCTGCTTTTGTCTCAGTTGCTGCTCAAAAAGTTGGTCTAAAAGCTCTCAATGGTCTTATTTTGAAAAGGTTAATATTAGGAAAGTACAGGGGGACATACAGATTTGACTTATTGGATAATGAGTTTTTAGATGGCctttgctgtttttattttcaggagatttattattatattatagaaaGGCCTATGGAGCAATTTCCCATCTTTCGGTGTATGATTAATGCCACAAATATAACAGTAAAGAATGGAGTGTTTTCTGAAATGGAtcatgtacattttcataaaatcAAGGAGCTTTATTTAATTTCCAATAGATTAGACACCTTGCCAGGCAAAATACTTTCACATCTCTATACTTTAGAAAAACTAGTAATAACAAATAGCGGAGCTGTTCGAGCTGAAACCTTTATAGACATGCCTAAACTTCAGTATTTAGATCTAAGCTCTAACCGACTGACATTAACACCATGCTGTACAGCACTTTTGTCTGGCACACCTCAAATCAAATACTTGAATTTAAGCCTGAATTCAGAAATCGGACTTCGCATTGAAGCATTTGATGGTCTTGATTCCCTTGAGATTTTGGATTTTCATCATACAAGGGTTTTAGATTTGGGACACCTCTCACTTTTGTATATCTTAAAGAATTTGAGGTATCTGGATGTCTCTTATTCAAGTATCACCTTTGATAATGTTCAGTGTTTTTATGGGCTGATCAGTCTTAATGTGCTTAAAATAGCTGGCAACAATTTTCAGAGTGATGTGGCAAGATACGTCTTTAAAAATCTTACATGTTTAGAGTATCTTGATATGTCGTATTGTCATTTAGCAGAATTACACCCAAGCTCTTTCAAAGATCTTCGAAGTCTTCACATGTTGATTCTCAGTGGAAACAAGTTAATGACTGTAGATTTTCTCACCTTTTCAAACCTGGAGAAATTAACATCactttatgtaaataaaaacagcattatTAGTATCTCACTTGATGTTCTCCAGAAGTTACCCACAAACCTTTCAGTGTTCGACTTGTCCTCTAATCCCATCGAATGCTCCTGTGctcacacagattttattttgtGGATTATCGAACATCGAGGAATTTTGGAGCAGCCGCAAAACATATTATGTAAAACCTTTTCAGCAAGCTCAGATTTTCCAGCTACTGATTTTGACATTGACAGCTGTGTGTACAACACAAGACTCACAGTTATTTTATTGATCTGTTGTGTGACAGCAGTAACAGTTTTATCAGTCGTGGCTTATAGATTCCAGTTTTATCTGAAATACTGCTGTATACTACTGAAAGGTTATAAATCACCCAAACAACAAGAATGTTCCTATGATGCCTTTGTGATTTTCTCAAGCTATGATGAAATGTGGATCATGAATGAACTGGTGGAAAATCTGGAGAACGGT comes from the Triplophysa rosa linkage group LG9, Trosa_1v2, whole genome shotgun sequence genome and includes:
- the si:ch211-198a12.6 gene encoding zinc finger protein 501, with the protein product MAESETDCDTPGLDTLGSECVIAHTQVGDLHYGAETEIMTQEDKRLDLESIHGDLGAVTCVDVVTETDHDYIKSEIHHDHHQYFSSAEIKGNEHLLGEVLLKTEIGGGEHIVKVESDHGGELTVESENGIIIHEAQGLQCSECGEIFGSMTDLHEHFEIHKATHPYICVHCGESFAIEASLRSHMKIHMKLDKSYTTGLEMVGKGVIDAFSLKPHQLMHSPEKPHRCSECGKSFAAAITLREHMKMHSDDKPYKCTQCRKSFVRRRHLKKHQELHARDKPFTCLQCGKGFATASNLKQHQKTHVGDKPNRCAQCGKCFASASTLREHQRIHSGEKPYKCTQCRKSFVRKRHLKKHQLVHQGGKPYRCSQCDKGFNHSSSLSRHHKVHIEARMYAQADKDFPFDPQLKREMNTGEKPYSCRHCEKSFNHSSSLSRHQRTHSDGKSYTCAQCGKRFNHSSSLARHQRVHLEKTSYSAMSPGKGFPHTTILKQRILQSEKPYRCAQCGKGFNHSSSLSRHHRIHLSQ
- the LOC130559437 gene encoding toll-like receptor 4, which encodes MNYFTISSIMIFFFIGAVQSCMSENQHYSCMGRNLSYIPASIPSSVHTLDFSFNFLKHLQKTVFPVLPFLQVLDLSRCHIEHIENDSFYNVRNLTSLILTGNPVTHFGLECFNVLHNLQRLVLVDVGLTSLQLHINNLTRLQELKVGTNNIQSMTLPSFMSTFTRFSLLDLHANNISIIKSDHTAVLREIGRNMTLILCRNPLLHIEPGAFKDIYLKELDIRSAFVSLNAQKGCFKALDGLSVDKLFIGKYRMERKIEVTDPNYLDGLCSINFNELYFVQKEFSMSEMHVFKCMVNATKITVKRGYLHNMGYVPFHHLKELYLGATSLSAIPCISGIHSLEKLVVKNIIPMTFLGVADLPLLRYVDLSGNLLNLKDCCSQFFQRCQNIRHMNLSRNSEIGMADKPFSGFDLLEVLDFHHTKLHVVFHFLEGLQNVQYLDISYTSISFSNYMDFHDLGNLTVLKMKGNSFRGDMLSNLLQNLKNLEVLDISHCGIEKISRTSFKGMQKLRHLYLSQNKLMVLDFLVHPDLKQLTSVYVDKNSIISISLDVLQKLPTNLSVFDLSSNPIECSCAHTDFILWIIEHRGILEQPQNILCKTFSASSDFPATDFDIDSCVYNTRLTVILLICCVTAVTVLSVVAYRFQFYLKYCCILLKGYKSPKQQECSYDAFVIFSSYDEMWIMNELVENLENGVPPVHLCLHMRDFEAGKSIASNIIDEGIMGSQKVIVVVSQHFIDSAWCRFEFELAQSWFVMERNANIIIIILEDVEERKTKKVFGLHKHLKKNTYLKWSRDPLSNMRFWIRLRKAVIATKK
- the LOC130558706 gene encoding toll-like receptor 4 isoform X1, yielding MFTAAILSLLNSSICLNTSGPCLFLMVCLRYENQHYSCMGRNLSYIPASIPSSVHTLDFSFNVLKHLQKTVFPVLPFLQVLDLSRCHIEHIENDSFYNVRNLTSLILTGNPVTHFGLECFNVLHNLQRLVLVDVGLTSLQLHINNLTRLQELKVGTNNIQSMTLPSFMSTFTRFSLLDLHANNISIIKSDHTAVLREIGRNMTLILCRNTLLHIEPGAFKDIYLKELDIRSAFVSVAAQKVGLKALNGLILKRLILGKYRGTYRFDLLDNEFLDGLCCFYFQEIYYYIIERPMEQFPIFRCMINATNITVKNGVFSEMDHVHFHKIKELYLISNRLDTLPGKILSHLYTLEKLVITNSGAVRAETFIDMPKLQYLDLSSNRLTLTPCCTALLSGTPQIKYLNLSLNSEIGLRIEAFDGLDSLEILDFHHTRVLDLGHLSLLYILKNLRYLDVSYSSITFDNVQCFYGLISLNVLKIAGNNFQSDVARYVFKNLTCLEYLDMSYCHLAELHPSSFKDLRSLHMLILSGNKLMTVDFLTFSNLEKLTSLYVNKNSIISISLDVLQKLPTNLSVFDLSSNPIECSCAHTDFILWIIEHRGILEQPQNILCKTFSASSDFPATDFDIDSCVYNTRLTVILLICCVTAVTVLSVVAYRFQFYLKYCCILLKGYKSPKQQECSYDAFVIFSSYDEMWIMNELVENLENGVPPVHLCLHMRDFEAGKSIASNIIDEGIMGSQKVIVVVSQHFIDSAWCRFEFELAQSWFVMERNANIIIIILEDVEERKTKKVFGLHKHLKKNTYLKWSRDPLSNMRFWIRLRKAVIATKK
- the LOC130558706 gene encoding toll-like receptor 4 isoform X2, whose product is MNYFSLSVFMMFFSIGTGESCTKMSENQHYSCMGRNLSYIPASIPSSVHTLDFSFNVLKHLQKTVFPVLPFLQVLDLSRCHIEHIENDSFYNVRNLTSLILTGNPVTHFGLECFNVLHNLQRLVLVDVGLTSLQLHINNLTRLQELKVGTNNIQSMTLPSFMSTFTRFSLLDLHANNISIIKSDHTAVLREIGRNMTLILCRNTLLHIEPGAFKDIYLKELDIRSAFVSVAAQKVGLKALNGLILKRLILGKYRGTYRFDLLDNEFLDGLCCFYFQEIYYYIIERPMEQFPIFRCMINATNITVKNGVFSEMDHVHFHKIKELYLISNRLDTLPGKILSHLYTLEKLVITNSGAVRAETFIDMPKLQYLDLSSNRLTLTPCCTALLSGTPQIKYLNLSLNSEIGLRIEAFDGLDSLEILDFHHTRVLDLGHLSLLYILKNLRYLDVSYSSITFDNVQCFYGLISLNVLKIAGNNFQSDVARYVFKNLTCLEYLDMSYCHLAELHPSSFKDLRSLHMLILSGNKLMTVDFLTFSNLEKLTSLYVNKNSIISISLDVLQKLPTNLSVFDLSSNPIECSCAHTDFILWIIEHRGILEQPQNILCKTFSASSDFPATDFDIDSCVYNTRLTVILLICCVTAVTVLSVVAYRFQFYLKYCCILLKGYKSPKQQECSYDAFVIFSSYDEMWIMNELVENLENGVPPVHLCLHMRDFEAGKSIASNIIDEGIMGSQKVIVVVSQHFIDSAWCRFEFELAQSWFVMERNANIIIIILEDVEERKTKKVFGLHKHLKKNTYLKWSRDPLSNMRFWIRLRKAVIATKK